A portion of the Oncorhynchus gorbuscha isolate QuinsamMale2020 ecotype Even-year linkage group LG19, OgorEven_v1.0, whole genome shotgun sequence genome contains these proteins:
- the LOC124006338 gene encoding extracellular calcium-sensing receptor-like, protein MLQLADLLVITLLTVTAKAGQPVCRSYGTKELSQFTKEGDINLGGIFSFHQNPVSVNPTLQVNPGSIQCEGLDPGELQYAQTMIFAIEEINNSSELLPGLSLGYRIFDSCPSIPLSVRASLALMNGYEEEPQNCTKPSTVHAVIGETTSTSTIAMARTMGPFHIPVLSHSATCACLSNRRQYPSFFRTIPSDHYQSRALAQLLKHFGWTWVGAIRTNSDYGNNGMATFLKAASSEGVCVDYSVAIYRTDPREWFLKVVDIIKQSTSKVIVAFADGTDLEILIKELHMQNVTGLQWVGSEGWITYRYIASHVNYAVVQGAVGFAVPNAVIPGLGEFLANRRPSTQLGDRGLVELWESVFSCSMTPGSPVRACTGRESLRDTGSRYTDVSDASLLNNIYKAVYAVAHALHLLTTCQSGKGPFQDNTCAARDKIEPWQVLHYLTQVNFTTKHGERVFFDDQGDPSARYALVNWQMDSTGYILFETIGYYDASQPEGQRFEMKEGVSAVWADNQPEVPRSICSESCLPGTRRAFVKGKPFCCFDCIACADGEFSNTTNAVTCTTCPPEYKSNEERNNCHLKGIEYLTFKELMGILLVAFSVFGGCLTMTIALIFFNYRKTPIVRANNSELSFLLLFSLTLCFLCSLTFIGRPSEWSCMLRHTAFGITFVLCISCVLGKTIVVLMAFRATLPASNVMKWFGLPQQRLSVLAFTLIQVLICALWLTVSPPFPYNNMKTYKDKIILECDVGSAIGFWAVLGYIGLLSLLCFVLAFLARKLPDNFNEAKFITFSMLIFCAVWITFIPAYVSTPGKFTVAVEIFAILASSYGMLFCIFLPKCYIILCKPEKNTKKHLMAKTSSKTL, encoded by the exons GCTGGACCCAGGTGAGCTCCAGTATGCCCAAACTATGATCTTTGCCATAGAGGAGATCAATAACAGCTCTGAGCTGCTGCCAGGCCTGTCTCTGGGCTACAGGATCTTTGACTCGTGCCCCAGCATCCCCCTGTCTGTGCGGGCTTCCTTGGCTCTGATGAACGGATATGAGGAGGAGCCACAGAACTGCACCAAGCCCTCCACCGTGCATGCTGTCATAGGGGAGAccacgtccacctccactatagCCATGGCGCGCACCATGGGGCCCTTTCACATACCAGTG CTCAGTCATTCAGCCACCTGTGCATGTCTGAGTAACAGAAGGCAATACCCTTCCTTCTTCAGAACCATCCCTAGTGACCACTACCAGAGCAGAGCCCTGGCCCAGCTGCTCAAACACTTTGGCTGGACTTGGGTGGGGGCCATCAGAACCAACAGTGACTATGGTAACAATGGCATGGCCACCTTCCTGAAAGCAGCTTCCAGTGAAGGGGTGTGTGTCGACTACTCAGTGGCAATCTACAGGACCGACCCCAGAGAGTGGTTCCTAAAGGTGGTGGACATCATTAAACAGTCCACCTCCAAGGTGATTGTGGCGTTTGCAGACGGCACAGACCTGGAAATCCTGATAAAAGAGCTGCACATGCAGAACGTGACGGGGTTGCAGTGGGTGGGTAGCGAGGGATGGATCACCTACCGTTACATCGCCTCCCACGTCAACTACGCCGTGGTCCAGGGGGCGGTGGGCTTCGCTGTGCCCAACGCGGTCATCCCCGGCCTGGGGGAGTTCTTGGCCAACAGGCGGCCCTCCACTCAGCTGGGGGACAGGGGTCTGGTGGAGTTGTGGGAGAGCGTGTTCAGCTGTAGCATGACTCCTGGCTCCCCGGTCAGAGCTTGCACAGGGAGGGAATCCCTGAGAGACACTGGATCCCGCTACACAGACGTGTCAGATGCTAGTCTGCTCAACAACATCTACAAGGCTGTGTATGCTGTGGCTCACGCGCTACACCTGCTCACTACCTGTCAGAGTGGGAAGGGGCCTTTTCAAGATAACACATGTGCAGCCAGGGATAAAATAGAGCCGTGGCAG GTGTTACATTACCTGACCCAGGTGAATTTCACCACTAAGCATGGTGAGAGGGTGTTCTTTGATGATCAGGGGGACCCATCGGCACGCTACGCCCTGGTCAACTGGCAGATGGATAGCACAGGGTACATCTTGTTTGAGACCATCGGCTACTATGATGCCTCACAACCAGAGGGCCAGAGGTTTGAGATGAAGGAAGGTGTGAGTGCTGTCTGGGCAGACAATCAGCCTGAG GTACCCAGGTCTATCTGCAGTGAGAGCTGTCTGCCAGGGACACGCCGGGCCTTCGTTAAGGGGAAACCTTTCTGTTGCTTTGACTGCATTGCCTGTGCAGACGGGGAGTTCAGCAACACCACAA ATGCAGTGACATGTACAACATGCCCCCCCGAGTACAAGTCAAATGAAGAGAGGAATAACTGTCATTTGAAAGGCATTGAATACCTCACCTTCAAGGAACTCATGGGTATACTGCTGgtagccttctctgtgtttggTGGGTGTCTGACAATGACAATAGCACTGATATTCTTCAACTACAGAAAGACTCCCATAGTCAGGGCCAACAACTCTGAGCTGAGCTTcctgctgctcttctccttgactctgtgttttcTGTGTTCTCTTACTTTCATTGGCCGGCCCTCTGAATGGTCCTGTATGCTGCGTCACACAGCGTTTGGGATCACCTTCGTCCTCTGCATCTCTTGTGTTCTGGGGAAAACAATAGTGGTGTTGATGGCCTTCAGGGCTACACTTCCAGCCAGTAATGTCATGAAATGGTTTGGGCTTCCACAGCAGAGACTCAGTGTTCTGGCTTTCACTCTCATACAAGTCCTGATCTGTGCTCTTTGGTTAACAgtctcccctcctttcccatACAACAATATGAAGACATATAAGGACAAGATCATTCTAGAGTGTGATGTTGGTTCAGCTATTGGTTTCTGGGCTGTGTTGGGCTATATAGGACTCCTGTCTCTCTTGTGCTTTGTGCTGGCTTTTCTGGCTCGGAAGCTGCCTGATAACTTCAATGAGGCCAAATTCATCACCTTCAGCATGCTCATATTCTGTGCAGTCTGGATCACCTTTATCCCAGCTTATGTCAGCACTCCTGGGAAGTTCACTGTAGCTGTGGAAATATTTGCTATTCTGGCCTCTAGTTATGGAATGCTCTTTTGTATATTTCTCCCCAAATGCTACATAATTTTATGTAAACCAGAGAAAAACACCAAAAAACATTTGATGGCTAAAACATCATCAAAAACCCTTTGA